The following proteins come from a genomic window of Streptomyces sp. Sge12:
- a CDS encoding ASCH domain-containing protein, whose protein sequence is MDDAMYQPTEEDLEPAGRAAPAAPAATQSLPFHHSYLDAVRTGRKTTTVRLRNTVGTGPVDLVFELDDEMVLPGEVTRVTSKRVGELTDADAVADGFRDLAELQDRLRFHYPRIEATDDATIVHFRLTG, encoded by the coding sequence ATGGACGACGCGATGTATCAGCCGACGGAAGAAGACCTGGAGCCGGCCGGGCGTGCCGCGCCTGCCGCCCCTGCCGCGACGCAGTCCCTGCCTTTCCATCACAGCTATCTCGATGCTGTTCGCACCGGGCGGAAGACGACCACCGTCCGGCTCCGGAACACGGTGGGGACGGGCCCGGTGGACCTGGTGTTCGAGTTGGACGACGAGATGGTGCTGCCCGGCGAGGTCACTCGGGTCACCTCCAAGCGCGTCGGCGAGTTGACCGACGCGGACGCCGTCGCGGACGGATTCCGCGATCTGGCCGAGCTGCAGGACAGGCTGCGGTTCCACTACCCCCGCATCGAGGCGACCGACGACGCCACCATCGTCCACTTCCGTCTGACGGGTTGA
- a CDS encoding histidine phosphatase family protein — protein sequence MTGTATRYLYLVRHGEAASEEGGLTEGGRRQAVLLGQRLRGVPLAAVHHGPLPRAEQTARLIGEQLEDIPLRVSDVAGDYVPHMPMREELPAESADFFLRFLAGATAEEREQGPALARQALDMFTGPVDGEEDRHELVVTHNFLVAWLVRDAMHAPQWRWLGLNHANAALTVIRYAPGRPASVLISNDMRHLPPELRWTGFPPEVHV from the coding sequence ATGACCGGCACGGCTACCCGTTACCTCTATCTGGTGCGGCACGGCGAGGCAGCCTCGGAGGAGGGCGGGCTGACGGAAGGCGGCCGTCGGCAAGCGGTGCTGCTCGGCCAACGCCTCCGGGGCGTCCCTCTCGCAGCTGTTCACCATGGCCCGCTGCCCCGGGCGGAACAGACCGCACGGCTGATCGGCGAGCAGCTGGAGGACATTCCCCTGCGTGTTTCGGACGTTGCCGGCGACTACGTTCCCCACATGCCCATGAGAGAGGAACTCCCGGCAGAATCAGCGGACTTCTTCCTCCGCTTCCTCGCCGGCGCCACCGCGGAGGAGCGGGAGCAGGGACCTGCGCTGGCCCGGCAGGCGCTGGACATGTTCACCGGGCCGGTGGACGGCGAGGAGGACCGGCACGAACTGGTCGTCACCCACAACTTCCTCGTCGCCTGGCTCGTCCGGGACGCCATGCATGCGCCGCAATGGCGCTGGCTCGGTCTCAACCACGCCAACGCCGCTCTCACGGTCATCCGATACGCGCCCGGCCGGCCGGCCTCCGTCCTCATCTCCAACGACATGCGGCACCTGCCCCCCGAGCTGCGCTGGACGGGCTTTCCCCCCGAGGTGCACGTCTAG
- a CDS encoding sugar ABC transporter permease codes for MSAAGAGLGPALEAVMERVAVTAEAVGPRFPLYAAPDDGRWTTTGRGSWTGGFWAGLLWLRARYTGAEADRRAAAACTARIEPWVAADTATRGLILWYGTAPAGDDAGAAALRTRAARAVLAAHDRELGLVPWGDALGGPRLLARVDGVPGTVPLLAGAGPQGVAAAAEHLHRHLDLCLGANPAAKAPAAKTPGAPAPAVLTPALRFDAGTGWQPCADPPPGWSRGRAWLLLAVADARVRPELAAAGPARAADRLDTVSELLLAQGAFPVPAADDARPGGPLDTSAAAITAVALLKLARVPGPRAAQYADRAGVILDRLVARHVSGPGSGRPPGMLLDGCYDAGKDLAVRHELVWGDFFLALALAALHGVVDITRI; via the coding sequence ATGAGCGCCGCCGGGGCCGGGCTCGGCCCGGCCCTCGAAGCCGTCATGGAACGGGTGGCGGTGACCGCGGAGGCCGTGGGACCCCGCTTCCCGCTGTACGCCGCACCGGACGACGGGCGCTGGACGACCACCGGACGGGGCTCGTGGACCGGCGGGTTCTGGGCGGGCCTCCTCTGGCTGCGGGCGCGGTACACCGGCGCGGAGGCCGACCGGCGCGCCGCGGCCGCGTGCACGGCTCGGATCGAACCGTGGGTCGCGGCCGACACCGCCACCCGCGGCCTGATCCTCTGGTACGGGACCGCACCCGCCGGCGACGACGCCGGGGCCGCCGCCCTCCGGACCCGGGCCGCCCGGGCGGTACTTGCGGCCCACGACCGTGAACTGGGGCTCGTTCCCTGGGGGGACGCCCTCGGCGGGCCGCGCCTGCTGGCCCGCGTCGACGGCGTGCCGGGTACGGTGCCGCTGCTGGCCGGGGCCGGACCGCAGGGCGTCGCCGCCGCGGCCGAGCACCTCCACCGCCACCTCGACCTCTGCCTCGGAGCGAACCCGGCGGCGAAGGCTCCCGCAGCCAAGACTCCCGGGGCGCCGGCTCCTGCGGTGCTCACCCCCGCCCTGCGCTTCGACGCGGGCACGGGCTGGCAGCCCTGCGCCGACCCGCCACCGGGCTGGAGCCGCGGACGGGCCTGGCTGCTCCTGGCGGTGGCCGACGCCCGGGTGCGCCCGGAGCTCGCGGCGGCCGGCCCCGCCCGCGCCGCCGACCGGCTCGACACGGTTTCCGAACTCCTGCTCGCGCAGGGGGCGTTCCCGGTCCCGGCGGCCGACGACGCCCGGCCGGGCGGGCCGCTCGACACCTCGGCCGCCGCGATCACCGCGGTCGCCCTGCTGAAACTCGCCCGGGTGCCCGGTCCCCGTGCGGCGCAGTACGCGGACCGCGCCGGGGTGATCCTCGACCGGCTCGTGGCGCGCCATGTCAGCGGCCCGGGCTCCGGGCGCCCGCCCGGAATGCTGCTGGACGGCTGCTACGACGCGGGCAAGGACCTGGCGGTCCGGCACGAACTCGTCTGGGGCGACTTCTTCCTGGCCCTCGCCCTCGCCGCCCTGCACGGCGTCGTCGACATCACCCGTATCTAG